A genomic stretch from Antarcticibacterium flavum includes:
- a CDS encoding c-type cytochrome produces the protein MKNLIKSLSLIVIALFMFSCGDSTKEEKDDVKLGDYSETPAKKETASTDPMENKGIGPVKNLDVPDEIDADMAARGADLFKNMCSACHKMDKKFVGPAVAGVTERRTHEWIMNMILNPEQMIKEDPIARKLLIESNMAVMANQNLKEDEARAILEYFRNYDRAN, from the coding sequence ATGAAAAATTTAATTAAATCCCTTAGCCTAATAGTTATCGCACTCTTTATGTTTTCCTGTGGAGACTCCACCAAGGAGGAAAAAGACGATGTGAAACTGGGTGATTACTCTGAAACTCCCGCCAAAAAAGAAACAGCCAGTACAGATCCTATGGAAAATAAAGGTATTGGACCTGTTAAAAACCTTGATGTGCCAGATGAAATAGATGCCGATATGGCTGCCCGCGGAGCCGATCTCTTTAAGAACATGTGCTCTGCCTGCCACAAAATGGATAAGAAATTCGTTGGCCCGGCAGTAGCAGGAGTTACAGAAAGACGTACCCACGAGTGGATCATGAACATGATCCTTAATCCCGAGCAAATGATCAAGGAAGATCCAATTGCCAGGAAACTGCTAATAGAGTCAAATATGGCGGTAATGGCCAACCAGAACCTCAAAGAAGATGAGGCGCGGGCGATCCTTGAGTATTTCAGGAACTATGACAGGGCCAACTAG
- a CDS encoding protein adenylyltransferase SelO, translated as MAQLKDIAFQNEFVSTFPGDDSGDLSPRQTPGVLYSKAVPTPVEEPQLLAWTEDLAGEMGLDHPGKEDVDILAGNKVTSSMKPYAACYSGHQFGNWAGQLGDGRAISLGELQQEGKLWELQLKGAGPTAYSRHADGRAVLRSSVREYLMSEAMHHLGVPTTRALSLVSTGEKILRDMFYNGNAAYEPGAVVCRVSPSFLRFGNFEGLAVRKEVENLKNLVDWTIENHYPHITGENKILDWFKEVVDRTAALMVEWHRVGFVHGVMNTDNMSILGQTIDYGPYSFLDDYDPSFTPNTTDLPGRRYAFGNQPSIGYWNLSKLASALLPLFDDSEGLEEVLHTYEEAFWSRYYLMMGNKLGLDEVREEDKKLISNFEEVLPQIKPDMTIFYRLLIDMPLNASEGDEQLLKHFEDSFYAEAEEPSKTAFLDLLKRYASRRNQNNITAEASRELMKKTSPHFVLRNYLLHQAIEGLENGDDSLFEKLRDALKEPYNDNNPEFFKKRPEWASKKAGCSMLSCSS; from the coding sequence ATGGCCCAATTAAAAGATATAGCATTTCAAAACGAATTTGTCTCCACCTTCCCGGGGGATGACAGCGGCGATCTCTCTCCCCGGCAAACCCCGGGGGTGTTGTACAGCAAAGCAGTGCCAACCCCGGTTGAGGAACCACAGCTCCTGGCCTGGACAGAGGATCTTGCCGGGGAGATGGGCCTGGATCATCCCGGGAAGGAAGACGTGGATATCCTGGCAGGAAATAAAGTCACCTCCTCGATGAAGCCATATGCCGCCTGTTACAGCGGACATCAGTTTGGAAATTGGGCAGGGCAGCTGGGGGATGGCCGGGCTATAAGCCTGGGTGAATTGCAACAGGAGGGAAAGTTGTGGGAGCTACAACTCAAAGGCGCAGGTCCCACAGCTTATTCAAGGCATGCAGATGGCCGGGCGGTTTTGCGATCCTCTGTAAGGGAATATCTTATGAGCGAGGCGATGCACCACCTGGGCGTTCCCACTACAAGGGCCTTGAGCCTGGTAAGCACCGGCGAAAAGATCCTTCGGGACATGTTTTATAACGGCAATGCAGCCTATGAACCCGGGGCTGTGGTTTGCCGGGTCTCACCAAGCTTCCTGCGCTTCGGGAATTTTGAAGGCCTGGCAGTGCGTAAGGAGGTAGAGAACCTCAAAAACCTTGTGGACTGGACAATAGAAAATCATTATCCACATATTACAGGTGAAAACAAGATCCTGGACTGGTTTAAAGAAGTGGTGGACCGCACCGCCGCTCTTATGGTGGAGTGGCACCGGGTAGGCTTTGTGCATGGAGTGATGAATACAGATAATATGTCCATCCTTGGGCAAACCATAGATTACGGCCCCTATTCCTTCCTTGATGATTACGACCCATCCTTCACTCCGAATACGACCGATCTTCCCGGGCGCCGATACGCGTTTGGTAATCAACCTTCCATAGGTTACTGGAATTTAAGCAAGCTGGCCAGCGCCTTGTTGCCACTTTTTGATGATTCTGAAGGTCTTGAAGAAGTGCTGCACACCTATGAGGAAGCCTTCTGGAGCAGGTATTATTTGATGATGGGCAACAAACTTGGCCTGGATGAAGTGCGGGAGGAGGACAAAAAGCTCATCTCCAATTTTGAAGAGGTCCTTCCACAAATAAAACCCGATATGACCATCTTCTACCGGTTACTTATAGATATGCCTTTAAATGCTTCGGAAGGTGATGAACAACTGCTGAAACATTTTGAGGATAGTTTTTATGCTGAAGCTGAAGAACCCTCAAAAACCGCTTTCCTTGACCTCCTGAAGCGTTATGCCTCCCGTCGTAATCAAAATAACATCACTGCTGAAGCTTCCAGAGAGCTAATGAAAAAAACGAGTCCGCACTTCGTGCTGCGCAACTACCTGCTTCACCAGGCGATCGAGGGCCTTGAAAACGGCGACGACAGCCTTTTTGAAAAACTAAGGGACGCACTCAAAGAACCTTATAACGATAACAACCCCGAATTCTTCAAAAAGCGACCCGAATGGGCGTCGAAAAAGGCGGGGTGTTCAATGTTGTCTTGTAGTTCTTAG
- a CDS encoding DUF1905 domain-containing protein translates to MNYIVQNEKLTLQYIPGNGAWTYQLIIPNTRNIKGKWGELKVSGTIDNYKIKNKNLGPVKNSDKKISINSEIRNAINKVGGDTVIVTIFLENPSETNDISEILECFKDAQVLQIFELLDKIEQTEILNEIWTVATDDQKSEKIIKAIENLERKQG, encoded by the coding sequence ATGAATTACATTGTCCAAAATGAAAAATTAACGCTTCAATATATTCCTGGAAATGGAGCCTGGACTTATCAGTTGATAATACCTAACACTAGAAATATTAAAGGAAAATGGGGTGAATTAAAAGTATCAGGAACAATAGATAATTATAAAATAAAGAATAAGAATTTAGGACCAGTAAAAAATTCTGACAAAAAAATATCCATAAATTCAGAAATTAGAAATGCAATAAACAAAGTTGGTGGAGATACTGTAATTGTCACTATATTTCTCGAAAATCCAAGCGAAACGAATGACATTTCTGAGATTTTGGAGTGTTTCAAAGATGCACAAGTTTTGCAGATATTTGAACTCTTGGACAAAATAGAACAGACTGAAATTCTAAACGAAATCTGGACTGTTGCAACGGACGATCAAAAATCTGAAAAAATAATTAAGGCAATAGAAAATCTTGAGAGGAAACAAGGATAA
- a CDS encoding DUF4249 domain-containing protein produces MKIIGKYNPRFLLLFLTVLLLHSCIEPYDYEAETFEDALVVEATITDELKRQEVLLTRSFMVGGNTPAPQTGADVRITDESGNIFLFEEAEPGRYFSREEFAAVAGRNYRLHIVVAGSEYESDPTTLQVSSPIDELYARRTNYNGDDGVALFIDNYNSPDAARYYRYKYEETYKIISRYSNIFDLTYIDGEFVEVLKTKEETTCYNTVASNDIILAATTSLQENNLEGLLVRFIETGNPISSRRYSILVRQYALSPEAFAYYETLKKLAGADNVFSQNQPGFVVGNIYNVNDPEEKVVGMFNVSSFSSKRIYFNYSDFYGPQDSRPHFTDDCDIGTPSIIPQPREENLISLLEMGWVKYLGPSGLSGEDAGPYQVVNAECVDCTLLGTNEVPEFWLEE; encoded by the coding sequence ATGAAAATAATTGGTAAATATAATCCGCGATTCCTTTTGCTGTTCTTAACCGTACTGCTGCTGCATAGTTGTATAGAACCCTATGATTATGAAGCTGAAACCTTTGAGGACGCCCTTGTGGTGGAAGCAACTATTACAGATGAATTGAAAAGGCAGGAAGTGCTGCTCACAAGATCGTTTATGGTAGGAGGCAACACCCCTGCGCCACAAACCGGGGCAGATGTAAGGATCACAGATGAGAGCGGAAACATATTTCTCTTTGAGGAAGCAGAACCGGGAAGATATTTTTCCCGGGAGGAATTTGCTGCAGTTGCCGGCAGGAATTACCGGCTGCATATCGTCGTTGCGGGAAGCGAGTATGAGTCAGATCCCACCACACTTCAGGTAAGCAGCCCGATTGATGAGTTGTACGCCCGCCGCACCAATTATAATGGTGATGATGGTGTAGCTTTGTTTATTGATAATTATAATTCACCAGATGCTGCCCGCTACTACCGCTATAAATATGAAGAAACTTATAAGATCATTTCCCGCTATTCCAATATTTTTGACCTTACTTATATAGATGGGGAGTTTGTGGAGGTTCTAAAAACTAAAGAAGAGACGACTTGCTATAATACGGTAGCCTCCAATGATATTATCCTGGCTGCAACCACTTCCTTACAGGAGAATAATTTGGAGGGATTGCTGGTGCGCTTTATCGAAACCGGTAATCCCATAAGCTCCAGGCGTTACAGCATCCTGGTCAGGCAATATGCCCTGTCGCCCGAGGCTTTTGCCTACTATGAAACCCTGAAAAAATTGGCAGGAGCAGACAATGTTTTTTCTCAAAATCAGCCGGGATTTGTGGTGGGGAACATTTATAATGTAAACGATCCCGAAGAGAAGGTGGTAGGAATGTTCAATGTATCCTCCTTTTCCTCAAAAAGGATCTATTTCAATTATTCAGATTTTTATGGGCCGCAGGACAGCAGGCCTCATTTTACAGATGATTGTGATATAGGTACACCTTCCATAATTCCGCAGCCACGAGAAGAGAATTTGATCTCCCTGCTGGAAATGGGGTGGGTAAAATATTTAGGGCCTTCAGGTTTATCGGGTGAGGACGCGGGTCCTTACCAGGTAGTGAATGCTGAGTGTGTGGACTGCACCCTGCTGGGAACAAATGAGGTTCCGGAATTTTGGTTAGAAGAATAA
- a CDS encoding DUF4249 domain-containing protein: MIDRYYRGLLMLFLTALLQGCIEPYDFEAESYENIMVVEANITDEFKRQEVLLTRSFMVGYDTPMPQSASVWVYDDSGNSYLFREVEPGRYLSLEEFAAVPNRNYRLHITTTTGRYESHPTTLEESSPIDDLYARRTTFNGDDGVALLIDNYNPEDAATYFRYKYEETYKIISRYFHDFDMVYEDGQFREVPKTKEERICYNTVPSNDIILAATTSLQENNLEGFLVRFIDSRNPIGSRRYSILLEQQALSPEAFTYYETLKKLSGSDNVFSQNQPGFVTGNIYKVNDPEEMVVGMFNVSSVSSKRIYFNYSDFYGPEYDRPHFTDDCDISTPPINPQEAADNVIAFLELGWIKYLGLSHLAGEETGVIGAIDDVGPYMFVNAECVDCTLLGTNEVPDFWEEE, translated from the coding sequence ATGATCGACAGATATTACCGTGGGCTCCTTATGCTGTTCTTAACCGCGCTGCTGCAAGGTTGTATAGAGCCATATGATTTTGAAGCGGAATCCTATGAAAATATTATGGTGGTGGAAGCCAATATTACAGATGAATTCAAACGGCAGGAGGTACTGCTTACAAGATCCTTTATGGTGGGGTATGACACCCCTATGCCACAATCTGCAAGCGTATGGGTATATGATGACAGCGGGAATAGTTACTTATTTAGGGAGGTGGAGCCGGGGAGGTATCTATCTCTTGAGGAATTTGCTGCGGTGCCAAACAGAAATTACCGGCTTCATATTACAACTACTACAGGGCGATATGAATCCCATCCAACCACCCTGGAGGAAAGCAGCCCAATTGATGATCTTTACGCCCGGCGCACTACCTTTAATGGGGATGATGGGGTGGCGCTGTTGATAGATAACTATAATCCAGAGGATGCTGCCACATATTTTCGCTATAAATATGAAGAGACCTATAAGATCATTTCCCGTTATTTCCACGACTTTGATATGGTATATGAGGACGGGCAATTCCGGGAGGTGCCAAAAACAAAGGAGGAAAGGATTTGTTACAACACTGTTCCCTCCAATGATATCATTCTGGCAGCCACTACCTCGCTGCAAGAGAATAACCTGGAAGGTTTCCTGGTGAGGTTTATAGACAGCCGTAATCCAATTGGTTCCAGGCGCTACAGCATCCTTTTAGAGCAACAGGCCCTTTCGCCGGAAGCTTTTACATACTATGAAACTTTGAAAAAATTATCGGGATCAGATAATGTTTTTTCCCAGAATCAGCCCGGTTTCGTGACCGGAAATATATATAAGGTAAACGATCCCGAAGAAATGGTCGTGGGGATGTTCAATGTTTCCTCGGTTTCTTCAAAAAGGATCTATTTCAATTATTCCGATTTTTACGGACCTGAATACGACCGGCCACATTTCACCGATGATTGTGATATTAGTACTCCGCCTATTAATCCGCAGGAAGCAGCAGATAATGTGATCGCATTCCTCGAACTGGGATGGATAAAATACCTGGGCTTATCCCATCTTGCCGGAGAGGAAACAGGAGTGATAGGAGCTATAGATGATGTAGGCCCATATATGTTTGTGAATGCAGAATGTGTAGATTGTACCCTGCTGGGCACGAATGAGGTACCCGATTTTTGGGAGGAAGAATAA
- a CDS encoding carboxypeptidase-like regulatory domain-containing protein, which translates to MKKLLLIALFFCFQISQSQEQEKQVSINFENALIPEVLEQLKQTTNLQFYYVEAWFENRRVSGKYQNAPVTKVLEEIFKDTYINYYFMDGGRVVLTRNNIIYDELPRGFFEEKQEAVAEREVEEEAYDPVFYTGNKTATTAPMETVYIGREDRATNRSRLSLSGYIYDRETGEPIPNLAVLVRGRNIGAVTSDSGFYSLQLPAGENILETRSLGSENLQMRVVIYNDGELNLQLSENFEALGEVFLESNLDKNVKNAYAGEETIDVREIRNIPLILGERDIMRVATTLPGISTAGEGAAGFNVRGGNADQNLILLDDAVMYNPAHFFGIFSAINPFTTGDVTIYKGSIPAQYGGRLSSVFDLRTKDANTEKFSGEVSIGPVTGNVALEVPIIKETSGLLVGVRSTYSDWILKSLDEETLSDRSASFYDGNIKYNHKFSDNTDLSVTGYYSRDSFSITADSLHRFSNRMATIRLNHKLSDRHRGSVILTNSDYAFDIDYDSDFSNNFTSGYNINETEAKLNMDFQLNPKHRFNYGISGKLYNVMPGEIAPLGENSIVRPLRLDTERGLEGAVYFEDSFNVTDKLLVNAGIRFSVFAALGAREQNIYEPGVPRRLSTKIERREYDDNEFMETYAGPEVRLSSRYLLTRDLSVKVSYNNTYQYIHSLSNNTTASPTDTYKLSDINIAPQRANQYSLGFYQNLDNNTYELSVEGFYKTSNNILDYKVGAEMFLNEAIETEVLQGEGRAYGAEFLLKKTIGKLNGWLGYTYSRSFIKLDSEFREERVNNGEYFPSNFDKPHDLSMVANYKITKRFSFSANFVYQTGRPVTVPVGKFVEGGSQYVMYSNRNEYRIPDYYRLDVSFNVEGDHRIKKFAHSFWNISVYNVLGRNNPYSVFFVTEAGEVKAYQSSIFAIPVPTITYNFRF; encoded by the coding sequence ATGAAGAAATTATTACTGATAGCGCTTTTCTTTTGTTTCCAGATCTCTCAGTCACAGGAGCAGGAAAAACAAGTTTCTATAAATTTTGAGAATGCCCTTATTCCTGAAGTTCTCGAGCAGTTAAAGCAAACTACCAATCTTCAGTTTTATTATGTGGAAGCCTGGTTTGAGAACAGGAGGGTGAGCGGCAAGTATCAAAACGCCCCGGTAACGAAGGTGCTCGAGGAGATCTTTAAGGATACCTACATCAACTATTATTTTATGGATGGGGGCCGCGTTGTGCTCACCCGTAACAATATCATCTACGACGAGCTGCCCCGCGGTTTCTTTGAGGAAAAACAGGAAGCCGTGGCAGAGCGGGAAGTAGAGGAAGAGGCCTATGATCCTGTTTTCTATACCGGGAATAAGACCGCGACCACGGCGCCTATGGAAACCGTTTATATTGGAAGGGAAGACAGGGCGACGAACAGGAGCAGGTTGAGTTTATCTGGTTATATCTATGACCGCGAGACCGGGGAGCCAATTCCCAATCTCGCGGTATTGGTACGGGGCCGTAATATTGGTGCGGTGACCAGTGATTCTGGTTTTTATTCCCTGCAGCTGCCGGCCGGGGAGAATATCCTCGAAACGCGCAGCCTGGGGAGCGAAAATCTGCAAATGCGGGTGGTGATCTATAATGACGGGGAGCTGAACTTACAATTATCTGAAAATTTCGAAGCCCTGGGCGAGGTTTTCCTCGAATCCAATCTTGATAAGAATGTGAAGAATGCCTACGCCGGGGAGGAGACAATTGATGTAAGGGAAATAAGGAACATTCCGCTTATTTTGGGTGAGCGTGACATTATGAGGGTAGCTACAACCCTGCCCGGGATCTCCACTGCCGGGGAAGGCGCGGCGGGCTTCAATGTACGGGGCGGGAATGCAGATCAAAACCTTATCCTGCTCGATGATGCGGTGATGTATAATCCCGCGCATTTCTTCGGAATATTTTCTGCTATCAACCCCTTCACCACCGGCGATGTGACTATTTATAAAGGCAGCATCCCCGCGCAGTACGGGGGCAGGTTGTCCTCTGTCTTTGACCTGCGTACCAAAGATGCAAATACTGAAAAATTCTCAGGGGAGGTTTCTATAGGGCCCGTTACTGGGAATGTGGCCCTGGAGGTCCCAATTATCAAGGAAACTTCCGGATTGCTGGTGGGGGTGAGGAGCACCTATAGCGACTGGATCCTGAAAAGCCTTGATGAGGAAACCCTGAGCGACAGGAGTGCTTCTTTCTATGACGGTAATATCAAGTACAACCACAAATTCAGCGATAATACAGATCTAAGCGTAACTGGCTATTACAGCAGGGACTCCTTCAGCATCACTGCCGATTCCCTTCACAGGTTTTCCAACCGAATGGCCACCATCAGGCTTAATCATAAACTTTCTGACAGGCATCGTGGGAGCGTGATCCTTACCAATAGCGATTATGCTTTTGATATAGATTATGACAGCGATTTCAGCAATAATTTCACATCGGGTTACAACATCAATGAGACCGAGGCAAAGCTGAATATGGACTTTCAGTTAAACCCCAAACACCGCTTTAACTACGGGATATCGGGAAAACTCTATAATGTGATGCCGGGAGAGATCGCGCCCCTGGGGGAAAATTCCATAGTGAGGCCCCTGCGGCTGGATACCGAGAGGGGGCTGGAAGGCGCGGTATACTTCGAGGACAGTTTTAATGTGACAGATAAGTTGCTGGTGAATGCCGGGATTCGGTTTTCGGTTTTTGCCGCGCTTGGTGCCCGGGAGCAGAACATCTATGAGCCGGGAGTACCAAGGCGATTGTCAACAAAAATTGAGAGGCGCGAGTATGATGACAATGAATTTATGGAGACCTATGCCGGGCCCGAAGTGCGCTTAAGCAGCAGGTATCTGCTCACCCGGGATCTTTCAGTCAAAGTGAGTTATAACAATACCTACCAGTACATTCACAGCCTTTCCAATAATACCACCGCGTCGCCTACAGATACGTATAAACTCAGTGACATCAACATCGCTCCACAGCGGGCAAATCAATACTCCCTTGGTTTTTATCAAAATCTGGATAATAACACTTATGAGTTAAGTGTGGAAGGCTTCTATAAAACTTCAAATAATATCCTTGACTACAAAGTGGGGGCAGAGATGTTCCTCAATGAAGCTATTGAGACCGAAGTGCTGCAGGGAGAAGGCAGGGCTTATGGAGCAGAATTCCTGCTGAAAAAAACCATAGGAAAGTTAAACGGCTGGCTGGGGTATACCTATTCCAGGTCCTTCATCAAGCTGGACAGCGAATTTCGTGAAGAGCGGGTGAACAACGGGGAATATTTCCCTTCCAATTTTGACAAGCCACACGACCTGAGTATGGTGGCCAATTACAAGATCACAAAACGCTTCAGCTTTTCTGCCAATTTCGTTTACCAAACAGGAAGGCCGGTAACGGTGCCGGTGGGCAAATTTGTCGAGGGAGGCTCACAGTACGTGATGTACAGTAACAGGAATGAATACCGCATCCCCGATTATTATCGCCTGGATGTAAGTTTCAACGTGGAAGGGGATCACAGGATAAAGAAATTTGCCCACAGCTTCTGGAATATTTCAGTGTATAATGTGTTGGGCAGGAATAACCCTTACTCGGTATTTTTTGTGACCGAGGCAGGAGAGGTAAAGGCATACCAGAGTTCCATATTTGCGATCCCGGTGCCTACCATTACGTATAATTTCAGGTTTTAA
- a CDS encoding tetratricopeptide repeat-containing sensor histidine kinase has product MQFPQFKLYLFSLLLLLNTACDSSGEGQEIAVSEAAPGEAAYYFEHAKQAEGSEEKIQFLNAALKAMDEESDSLLINLLDFKIYYHKDLKQRDSAYFFADSLIRASEGNGDFTGIGLGYYRLSKLNFDEDDHIGVFKNAFESRRFYLAAGDSLKFGRRSMEMANAQVRTGDYTGARESATEALRFLEQEADSVYLSSAYNAIAITYRMHGFHADAIREYENALRYFTSRDDSISYLNNKALALQDLQRYEEAVDILRNLLETEQEVKKVSRARLLDNLAYTKWLQDPDANVEEELLTATQMRRDAGDRDGLLASYDHLTQFYERKNDQQARQYALNWLETAELYNNPSSRLNAMKYLLQLPGDGGEDYAVEYVRLNDSLNTASLQAKNSFAKIRFDEERKLQEIAALETHSALQQLETQRLRNTTSIILLVVLLVVLALFFLIYYLRQRYRKEKVQEVYRTESRISRMIHDELANDIFNVMSSLEQVVPEPVIDKLEKVYLRTRDISRENSEIDTGPQYLQSLVATLSTNTPPGARLILRGENEVNWEKLSKEKKLVLYRVLQELMVNMKKHSNAKLVAVTFAETSGRMEVNYSDTGTGLQPENFNPGNGLRNVQNRLASINGKISFEPNENGFKAMLAIPLK; this is encoded by the coding sequence ATGCAATTCCCCCAATTCAAGCTTTACCTGTTTAGCCTGCTATTACTCCTTAACACCGCCTGCGACAGCAGCGGGGAAGGGCAGGAGATTGCTGTGAGCGAGGCTGCGCCAGGGGAGGCGGCTTATTATTTTGAACACGCCAAACAGGCGGAAGGATCTGAAGAGAAGATCCAATTTCTCAATGCCGCACTGAAGGCTATGGATGAGGAAAGTGACAGTCTGCTAATCAATCTACTCGACTTCAAGATTTATTATCACAAGGACCTGAAACAACGCGACAGCGCCTATTTCTTTGCCGACAGCCTTATAAGGGCATCAGAGGGGAATGGGGATTTCACAGGAATAGGGCTGGGGTATTACCGCCTCTCCAAGCTTAATTTCGATGAGGATGACCATATAGGGGTTTTTAAGAACGCCTTCGAGTCCCGCCGATTCTATCTCGCCGCCGGTGACAGTTTGAAGTTTGGGCGCAGGTCTATGGAAATGGCCAATGCCCAGGTGCGCACCGGTGATTATACCGGCGCTCGTGAAAGTGCTACCGAGGCGCTGAGGTTCCTGGAGCAGGAGGCAGATTCGGTGTACCTTAGCAGTGCCTATAACGCCATCGCGATCACTTACAGGATGCATGGTTTCCATGCAGACGCAATCCGTGAATATGAGAATGCCCTAAGATATTTCACCTCGCGGGATGACAGCATCTCCTACCTTAACAACAAGGCCCTCGCCCTGCAGGACCTGCAGCGGTATGAGGAAGCTGTTGACATCCTGAGGAACCTGCTGGAAACAGAGCAGGAGGTAAAAAAGGTTTCCCGCGCAAGGCTGCTGGATAATCTGGCATATACAAAATGGCTGCAGGACCCAGATGCCAATGTGGAGGAGGAACTTTTAACCGCAACGCAAATGCGCAGGGATGCCGGGGACCGGGATGGCCTGCTGGCAAGTTATGATCACCTCACGCAGTTCTATGAGAGAAAGAATGACCAACAGGCACGGCAATATGCCCTAAACTGGCTGGAAACTGCCGAACTTTACAATAACCCTTCCTCCCGTCTCAATGCGATGAAATATTTGCTGCAGCTACCCGGTGATGGCGGGGAGGATTATGCCGTGGAATATGTGCGGCTTAATGACAGCCTCAACACTGCTTCCCTGCAGGCCAAGAACAGCTTTGCCAAGATACGTTTTGATGAGGAGCGCAAGCTGCAGGAGATAGCTGCCCTGGAAACTCACAGTGCCCTGCAGCAGCTGGAAACCCAGCGGCTTCGCAATACTACTTCCATCATTCTGCTTGTGGTGCTGCTGGTGGTACTCGCGCTTTTCTTTCTTATCTATTATCTACGGCAGCGGTACAGGAAGGAAAAGGTGCAGGAGGTTTACAGGACAGAGAGCAGGATCTCCAGGATGATTCATGATGAGCTGGCCAATGACATTTTCAACGTGATGAGCAGCCTGGAGCAGGTGGTGCCCGAGCCGGTTATAGACAAACTGGAAAAGGTATACCTGCGCACCCGCGATATTTCCCGGGAGAACAGCGAGATCGATACCGGTCCGCAGTACTTGCAGTCACTGGTGGCAACACTTTCTACCAACACCCCGCCTGGTGCCCGGCTTATCCTTAGAGGCGAGAACGAGGTGAACTGGGAGAAGCTGTCAAAGGAGAAGAAACTGGTGCTCTATCGCGTGCTGCAGGAGCTTATGGTGAATATGAAGAAGCACAGCAACGCCAAACTGGTGGCGGTTACTTTTGCTGAAACATCGGGCAGGATGGAAGTGAATTATTCCGATACCGGCACCGGACTGCAGCCGGAAAATTTTAATCCGGGTAACGGCCTGCGGAATGTGCAGAACAGGCTGGCTTCCATCAACGGCAAGATCAGTTTCGAACCCAATGAGAATGGCTTCAAAGCGATGCTTGCTATCCCTTTAAAATAG
- a CDS encoding IS110 family RNA-guided transposase, whose protein sequence is MQKQVTKLDYTGKDIFVGIDTHKKSWNITTMMGLFSKTFNAPASPETLRHYLDKKFPGGNYFSAYEAGFAGFWPHYQLLKLGINSIVVNAADIPTTIKEKVQKTDVRDSRKIAKSLQNRDLTPIYVPSQECLDDRSLCRYRNTVVKELSRTKNRIRSFINLNGLKVPEDIPEGRWPKRLINWLKEIDLSLSLRLTLNGLLEDYERLAEKKKCITKQITELSRTSRYEQDVKLLRSVPGIGLVIAMAFLTELENMNRFKTFDQLCSFIGFVPSTKSSGEKESVGEITSRAQVILRPLLIEASWIAVQKDPALACRYAELCHKGLMPNKAIIRIAKKLLRRIRFVLKNKELYKLEVV, encoded by the coding sequence ATGCAAAAGCAAGTTACAAAATTAGACTATACGGGCAAAGATATTTTTGTGGGCATTGACACTCATAAAAAGAGCTGGAATATTACGACAATGATGGGGCTATTTTCCAAAACCTTTAATGCACCTGCAAGTCCAGAGACTCTCCGGCATTATTTGGACAAGAAATTTCCCGGAGGAAACTATTTTAGTGCCTATGAAGCTGGATTTGCTGGATTTTGGCCTCATTATCAACTTCTTAAATTAGGGATTAATTCTATTGTGGTCAATGCAGCTGATATCCCTACGACCATTAAAGAGAAGGTTCAGAAGACAGATGTAAGGGACAGTAGAAAAATTGCAAAATCCTTGCAGAATAGAGATCTTACTCCCATCTATGTTCCCTCCCAGGAGTGTTTAGATGACAGAAGTCTCTGCAGGTATAGAAATACTGTTGTAAAGGAATTATCCAGAACAAAAAACAGAATAAGATCGTTTATCAATTTAAATGGCCTCAAAGTACCAGAAGATATCCCAGAAGGGAGGTGGCCGAAAAGATTGATAAATTGGTTAAAAGAAATTGACTTGAGTTTGTCTCTACGGCTAACTTTAAATGGATTGCTGGAGGATTATGAGCGACTAGCTGAGAAAAAAAAATGCATTACAAAACAAATAACTGAACTCTCCAGAACCAGCAGATATGAACAAGATGTGAAACTGCTTCGGAGTGTACCAGGAATCGGACTGGTAATAGCTATGGCCTTTTTAACTGAATTAGAGAATATGAATCGGTTTAAAACTTTTGATCAACTTTGCAGTTTTATAGGCTTTGTTCCTTCCACAAAATCCTCTGGAGAAAAAGAAAGTGTTGGCGAAATTACCTCACGAGCTCAGGTTATTTTAAGACCACTTTTAATAGAGGCTTCCTGGATAGCGGTTCAAAAGGATCCTGCATTAGCTTGCAGATATGCCGAATTATGTCACAAAGGTCTAATGCCAAATAAAGCAATCATTAGAATTGCAAAAAAGCTATTAAGAAGAATACGATTTGTTCTAAAGAACAAAGAACTATATAAATTAGAAGTTGTATAA